A section of the Saccopteryx leptura isolate mSacLep1 chromosome 6, mSacLep1_pri_phased_curated, whole genome shotgun sequence genome encodes:
- the FBLL1 gene encoding rRNA/tRNA 2'-O-methyltransferase fibrillarin-like protein 1 produces the protein MKSMASSRGGRSGVRGGGGGGGGSRWGGGRGGAKGGGGDGGGGSGGRGGFGSWTRGFGGNRGRGRSGSGDSRGRGRGGGGGGGGGGGGGGSRRGGMARNKNRRRKGYAVSVEPHRHEGVFIYRGAEDALVTLNMVPGQSVYGERRVTVPEGGVKVEYRIWNPFRSKLAAAILGGVDQIHIKPKSRVLYLGAASGTTVSHVSDIIGPEGLVYAVEFSHRAGRDLVNVAKQRTNIIPILEDARHPLKYRMLVGMVDVIFADVAQPDQSRIVALNAHTFLRNGGHFLISIKANCIDSTASAEAVFASEVRKLQQENLKPQEQLTLEPYERDHAVVVGVYRPLPKSTSK, from the coding sequence ATGAAGTCAATGGCGAGCTCGCGAGGGGGCAGGTCCGGGGTCCGCGGGGGTGGTGGGGGCGGCGGGGGCAGCCGCTGGGGCGGAGGGCGAGGCGGCGCCAAAGGAGGCGGAGGGGATGGCGGCGGCGGCTCGGGAGGCAGGGGCGGCTTCGGGTCGTGGACGCGTGGCTTCGGAGGCAACCGGGGCCGGGGGCGCAGTGGCAGCGGGGACAGCAGGGGCCGTGGCcgtggcggtggcggcggcggcggcggcggtggtggcggcggcgggTCGCGGCGCGGTGGCATGGCCAGGAACAAAAACCGCCGCAGGAAGGGCTACGCGGTGTCGGTGGAGCCGCACAGGCACGAGGGCGTCTTCATCTACCGCGGGGCGGAGGACGCGCTGGTCACGCTGAACATGGTGCCGGGCCAGTCGGTGTACGGCGAGCGGCGCGTCACGGTGCCTGAGGGCGGCGTGAAGGTGGAGTACCGCATCTGGAACCCCTTCCGCTCCAAGCTGGCCGCCGCCATCCTGGGCGGGGTCGACCAGATCCACATCAAGCCCAAATCCAGAGTGCTGTACCTGGGCGCCGCCTCGGGGACCACGGTCTCCCACGTCTCCGACATCATCGGCCCCGAAGGCTTGGTCTACGCGGTCGAGTTCTCCCACCGCGCCGGCCGCGACCTGGTCAACGTGGCCAAGCAGCGAACCAACATCATTCCGATCCTGGAAGATGCCCGGCACCCGCTCAAGTACCGCATGCTCGTCGGGATGGTGGACGTGATCTTCGCCGACGTGGCCCAGCCGGACCAGTCCCGCATCGTGGCTCTGAATGCCCACACCTTCCTGCGCAACGGCGGCCATTTTCTCATCTCCATCAAGGCCAACTGCATCGACTCGACCGCGTCCGCAGAGGCCGTGTTTGCTTCTGAGGTGAGGAAGCTGCAGCAGGAGAACCTAAAGCCGCAGGAGCAGCTGACGCTGGAGCCCTACGAGAGGGACCACGCCGTGGTGGTCGGGGTCTACAGGCCCCTTCCCAAGAGCACCAGCAAGTAG